The Papaver somniferum cultivar HN1 chromosome 6, ASM357369v1, whole genome shotgun sequence genome segment ACACGGAGGAAAACTATATCTCATGATTCCAaaggaaataaaaacaaaatctcaaaaaaaaacagTACGTTGTACATTTGTACTGCTTAAATCGTATAACTTATTGAACTCAAAACTCGGATAAAAAATATATCCACGAAACTCACAATTCACCACAGCAATacacatttaaaaaaaaacaagcaaAACTTCAGTGCACCACATTGAGGAATAATTAAGGGCATTTGCAATTATGTGAGTAGTTTATTTGGGATCTTGTTATATGTACCTATCATATATACCAACTTACATCAGTGATCAAAAATGATCTTTACAATGTAAtctctgtttttaaaacagaGTACTCTGTTTGGAGTTGCAACGTTTTGAGTTGGGGTTTGAAGTGCTTTCTCGAATAAACTACACACAAACCATGAAACCAAACAACAAGCTAGACCTGTTAGTAGACTGACATGTTTAAAAGCAACAATCGATCACCCACAACTTAATGAGTCATGAGTGCCATGACCAAGCCTTGTGCTATAAAACGAAACAAAGATTAATTAACTAAATTTGTAGGCGGTTTATAGAACAGTTTAACCAAGAAAATCCCCACCCAGCCATTCAAACGTAGACTGTAGTTTGACCGGAAAAATCCAAATAAAAACTGACAAATGATCATGCTTTATCATCAACTTAGCTCGAGGAAGATGCAACGAAGAAAAACTTGTAGCAGTCGTATATTCAACAAAGGGCTTGTTATATCATATCTTGTCATTTCCCATGAAGGAATTTTTCAACATGGCCATTATTATTACTAAGCGTAGCCGTAGATAGGAGACACCCTAAAATCCTTAAAAGCATGAAGGATTCAGAAACCAAGAAAGTCTTAAATGATGAAATTCATGACTTTGAAGCTCATGATGTGGTGGTGGTCAGGACCGAAGTTTTGGGATGCAGAAAGCGGCAGTACGAAATCCCCATAAAAAGAAAACACTCCAGGGCCACTTCCACCTTTTTCACCTTTTTTACAgtattgtttttttcttctaacgTGAAGAAATTACATATGACGCGTTTTGCTCGTTCAAACCATATCTATAGACATGCGCTGCTTAACTTAAAGTTTGATATTCTAATACCCCGGTGATACATTGGTTAATATGCCATTTTTCATATGAATCTTAAAGTGGTTAGACTTAGGAAGTTCAATGTCTGCACTTGAAAGAGAAAAGGACATGGAAAATCTTATCAAAATAATATCACCTTGGGTCAGCAAAAATTTGGCATATCTCCACATGAAGGAAAATGATAAAATCACAATGTGCTAACTAGAACCTCTAAATTTACCAATGAATTTTTTGTAAATGATATGAACATACATAGAATCACATTTTGATGGGTAAATCCTTTGGAAGCCTGGTTGGGAAAACTGACCATACTATGGTCCAAAATTACAGGTGATTCAAAACATGATTTGTACTTCAATATTCTATAACTTAGCTAAAAAACTTCAATCATTTTTAAAAGTTATTCAAATACTACATTTAAAATGAACATAACGAATCAGATAGCTTCTGCACACATCTGATCAAAACGAATCAGAAAAGTATGATAGGCATTTAAAAGTTACAGCTTTACATACTACCCTATTGCCTCCTTGTCTTAGAGACCCAATGACTGACATATGGGGTTGGCTTGGGTCGGGTTGGAAATTGATGCATGATCCCAAATTTCAGAATAACACACATATTTACCATATACTTTTTGGCCTGCacttttcttattcttttccgttcattcattcattcagtaGCAAAAATTACTTGATTTTTGTTATCAAAATCATATGTATCTTGTAGAGATCATATCAATATCCTCCATGCATATACAAAAGTACTCGGTTTCTATGAAAGACATAAACTTTTCACACAAGTAAAGAAGGAAGGCTTTGAATTCATAAATTTCTTTTTATCCATTTTTGTCCCCTACTCTTCTTATATGAACCCTAATCTGTCAACTTCAGTCCTTCTCGCTCAGATACTTCTTTTGATCTTCTCtacgatctcttcttcttcattatctctctctctctctctctctctctctctctctctcccatgTGCCTGGCCTCCCTTCTGCACTACTCTTTATATGTTTAACTCAAGACCCCAAAGTTTCGTTCTTTCATTCTATCTGTTTTTCTTTCTCTCATATCCATCAGTACCATTAGAGTGAgcagtgttttctcttgtattcttcTCTTTGgttctgttcttcttctttcattcGGAAATATTATGGAACATCTTCATCATCTGCAAGACCCACAGCACCAAATGCAAAACTTCCACCAACTCCAACAACAACCACAGCAGCAAGTACAGTACATCAATATTGAAGATAGTGGTAGTGGAAGCAGTAGTAGTAGTAATAGTAAGAACAGTAGTAGTCTTTTATGTAGACAGAATAATACTTCTAGTACTACTACCACTGCAAGGTGGACACCCACAAGTGATCAGATAAGAATATTGAAAGATCTTTACTATAACAATGGAGTTAGATCACCAACTGCTGAACAAATTCAAAGGATATCGGCTAAGTTAACACAATATGGCAAGATCGAAGGCAAAAATGTGTTTTACTGGTTTCAAAATCATAAAGCTCGTGaaagacaaaagaaaaggtttactcTTGACATGGCTGCCATGCAACAACAAAGATCTTCTACTTCTTCAGCTCTTAGTAATGGTGGTAACGGTGGAACTATTGGTGTTGGTTTAAACTATGGTGGTACTAGAGGTGGTGGTaatggtggaggtggtgatggttgGAGACACACTGATCTACATCATCCTCATGATTATTATTACGCCATTGAAAACAATCATCCCACCAGAAACATCCATAATCCAGGTGATGTAATTAAACTTAACTACAAAAATAAACCATGTATTATTATTGTCCGTTTCTCTTATAGTGCAAGGGTTTTTTCTTAATTGCTGGTGGTCCATTTTGTTTAGCGGGGGGACTAATTTTTATGATGCATAGTGTTTTCAGGTATTCCTTCTCCAACGTCCCCTCCTTCTTCACATGGTATGCTAACCAGTGTTGGACCAATCGGAAGTAGTACTGCTAGTTATGGATCTGTCCTCATGGAAAGAAGATTCAGGGTATGTCTCTTTTTTCTACTCTTAGAATGTGTAGTCCATTACCATTAAGAGAGATAGATGTACATTGCATGCTAACCATTCcatgtttgtttttgttggtgtAATTACTAAAGTCTATTTACAATATTTGTTTTTCAGGAGTGTTCAATTTCAGCTGGTGGAAGTAGTAGTATTGGTAACTCTACAAGTAACAATATTGGTGGTTGGGTTGgtgttcatcagaatcataatacTAACAATTACCATCATCAAGAGATACCTACTCATCAATATCCCTCAAATACTACTActtcatcatcattgtcaacatATAGTCCTGCTTTCGTCGAAAAACCATCAAGAATATTACCCATTCAACTCTTCAAGGAGGAACCTGATAACAACAACGA includes the following:
- the LOC113286044 gene encoding protein WUSCHEL-like; translated protein: MEHLHHLQDPQHQMQNFHQLQQQPQQQVQYINIEDSGSGSSSSSNSKNSSSLLCRQNNTSSTTTTARWTPTSDQIRILKDLYYNNGVRSPTAEQIQRISAKLTQYGKIEGKNVFYWFQNHKARERQKKRFTLDMAAMQQQRSSTSSALSNGGNGGTIGVGLNYGGTRGGGNGGGGDGWRHTDLHHPHDYYYAIENNHPTRNIHNPGIPSPTSPPSSHGMLTSVGPIGSSTASYGSVLMERRFRECSISAGGSSSIGNSTSNNIGGWVGVHQNHNTNNYHHQEIPTHQYPSNTTTSSSLSTYSPAFVEKPSRILPIQLFKEEPDNNNEEEEVAPEIETLPLFPMETGDEDIEIPVVENQTIIPNYFVGSSNSETSNGYLNHNPLTGYYIRSSSSVVVPLHDHHHHHHQEHMNGGINLNRTASSSLELTLNSYTPITPETVHGRHHQLN